One Bacteroidota bacterium genomic region harbors:
- a CDS encoding cation diffusion facilitator family transporter: protein MLDVPNRLRAARWSLAVGVVLLGLKFSAYLLTGSAAVLSDALESIINVVAALLALVAVHLAARPPDATHPYGHGKIEFFSAGFEGSLIMLAGGAIGYKAVEALLAGIPPQRLEAGTALVAGAGLVNAALGGYLIHTGRRTRSATLRASGHHVLSDAYTSAGVVMGLLLVRWTGLWWLDPAVAIAVGLHILRAGYKLVREAVAGLMDEADPSILERVAQILEQGRQPGWIAPHRLRLWRSGATLHVDFHLILPYYWTLQQSHEAEHAIHELFRARCPEPTDVIVHTEPCWPACCALCAIDSCPVRQAPLKRLLPWNGDLLRAPLKAQLGAVEAQTELEYEA, encoded by the coding sequence ATGCTAGATGTTCCCAATCGCCTGCGGGCCGCTCGCTGGTCGCTTGCGGTGGGCGTTGTGCTGCTGGGGCTCAAGTTTTCAGCCTATCTGCTTACGGGATCGGCTGCGGTCTTGTCCGATGCCCTGGAATCGATCATCAACGTCGTGGCGGCCTTGCTGGCTTTGGTGGCCGTGCACTTGGCCGCCCGACCTCCGGACGCAACCCATCCTTACGGACATGGAAAGATCGAGTTCTTCTCCGCCGGTTTTGAGGGCTCCCTGATCATGCTCGCTGGCGGGGCGATTGGCTACAAGGCCGTCGAGGCTCTGCTTGCGGGGATACCGCCGCAGCGCCTGGAGGCCGGTACCGCTCTTGTAGCCGGAGCCGGACTCGTGAACGCCGCCTTAGGAGGGTATCTTATTCATACAGGGCGTCGGACGCGCTCAGCTACGCTGCGCGCCAGCGGCCATCATGTGCTGAGCGACGCCTACACGAGCGCCGGGGTCGTAATGGGGCTTCTGCTCGTGCGCTGGACCGGCCTGTGGTGGCTAGATCCCGCGGTGGCGATCGCCGTTGGCCTGCACATCCTGCGGGCCGGCTACAAACTGGTGCGTGAGGCCGTAGCGGGGCTCATGGATGAGGCCGATCCCTCCATACTGGAGCGCGTGGCTCAGATTCTGGAGCAAGGTCGGCAGCCGGGGTGGATCGCCCCCCATCGGCTGCGCCTCTGGCGGAGCGGAGCGACGCTGCATGTGGATTTTCACCTCATTCTGCCCTACTACTGGACCCTGCAACAGAGCCATGAGGCCGAGCACGCGATCCATGAGCTGTTCCGGGCTCGGTGCCCGGAGCCGACAGACGTGATCGTGCACACTGAGCCCTGCTGGCCAGCCTGTTGCGCCCTGTGCGCTATCGATTCCTGTCCTGTTCGGCAGGCTCCCTTGAAGCGCCTTTTGCCCTGGAATGGGGACTTGTTGCGCGCCCCTTTAAAGGCCCAATTGGGCGCCGTAGAGGCCCAGACCGAGCTGGAGTACGAGGCCTGA
- the carA gene encoding glutamine-hydrolyzing carbamoyl-phosphate synthase small subunit, whose translation MPAKLALADGVVVSGWAIGRVGETAGELCFNTSMTGYQEIFTDPSYFGQLMLMTYPHIGNYGVTEDHSEASKPMVQGVIVRAFSATHSNLHADTSLGEWLERHGIVGITGVDTRMLVRHLREKGSMNAVISAVDLDNESLIHKARSWPSMKGLELATRVSTPEPYDLPADGPFRVAVYDYGVKRSILEQLRARGCSLRVFPAQTPPEVVLAWNPDGVFFSNGPGDPNAMPYAIETVRLFLQETDLPLFGICLGHQLMALASGFTVYKMHTGHRGANHPVKNLRTGRVEITTQNHGFAVAWESVDPAIAQVSHLNLNDRTVEGLDFVGRNAFCVQYHPEACPGPHDSRYLFDEFRARLEAYVQQKVIA comes from the coding sequence ATGCCCGCCAAGCTGGCCTTAGCCGACGGCGTGGTCGTATCGGGATGGGCCATCGGCCGTGTAGGGGAGACGGCCGGGGAACTCTGCTTTAACACGAGCATGACGGGCTATCAGGAGATTTTCACCGATCCTTCGTATTTCGGCCAGCTTATGCTCATGACCTATCCGCACATCGGCAACTACGGGGTCACCGAGGACCACTCTGAAGCCTCCAAGCCGATGGTGCAGGGGGTGATCGTGCGCGCCTTTTCCGCGACCCACAGCAACCTGCACGCGGACACCTCACTGGGAGAGTGGCTGGAGCGGCACGGTATCGTGGGCATCACGGGGGTGGATACGCGCATGCTCGTGCGGCACCTGCGCGAGAAGGGCTCCATGAACGCCGTTATCTCCGCAGTGGACCTGGACAACGAAAGCCTCATACACAAGGCCCGAAGCTGGCCCTCCATGAAGGGTCTGGAGCTGGCCACGCGCGTAAGCACCCCGGAGCCCTACGATCTGCCCGCCGATGGGCCGTTTCGGGTCGCTGTCTATGACTATGGCGTCAAGCGCAGCATCCTGGAGCAGCTGCGCGCGCGCGGCTGCTCGCTGCGCGTCTTTCCCGCCCAAACGCCCCCTGAGGTGGTGCTGGCCTGGAATCCGGATGGCGTTTTCTTCTCCAACGGCCCGGGTGATCCGAACGCCATGCCGTACGCCATCGAGACGGTGCGCCTCTTCCTTCAGGAAACCGACCTGCCCCTTTTTGGGATCTGCCTGGGTCATCAGCTCATGGCCCTGGCTTCGGGCTTTACCGTATACAAAATGCATACGGGACATCGAGGGGCCAATCACCCCGTCAAGAACCTGCGCACCGGACGGGTGGAGATCACCACGCAAAACCATGGCTTTGCCGTGGCCTGGGAATCCGTTGATCCCGCGATCGCACAGGTGAGCCACCTCAATCTGAACGACCGCACCGTGGAGGGGTTGGATTTCGTGGGCCGCAACGCCTTTTGCGTGCAATACCATCCCGAGGCCTGTCCGGGTCCGCACGATAGCCGATATCTCTTCGATGAGTTCCGCGCCCGTCTGGAGGCGTACGTACAGCAGAAGGTGATCGCCTAG
- the carB gene encoding carbamoyl-phosphate synthase large subunit: protein MPKRDDIQKVLIIGSGPIIIGQACEFDYSGTQACRALRAEGIEVVLINSNPATIMTDPMMADRVYLRPLTAENVREVALLERPDAVLPTMGGQTALNLAVELENEGFWREQGIEIIGADINAIRITEDRQAFRDLMLRIGIDIPRSRLARSLLEAKEIAEEIGFPLVIRPSFTLGGTGAGIVWTREEFERKVLRGLQMSPVHEVLIEECIYGWKEFELELLRDRNDNVIIVCPIENVDPMGIHTGDSVTVAPAQTLTDRMYQRMRDMAIRMMRAIGNFAGGCNVQFAVDPKTERMVAIEINPRVSRSSALASKATGYPIAKVAARLAIGYTLDELPNDVTGTTSACFEPAIDYVVVKIPRWNFDKFPGADEELGMQMKAVGEVMAIGRTFAEALQKAWQSLEVGRAGLGMDGRDVLDPKLLRQRLRRPYWDRLLQIRNAFALGASVEEVWDITRIDPWFLHQIRYLVELEREARRHSLRTLPRDLLLELKQAGFSDAQIAYLLQDRPSEEAVRQLRLSMGLRPVFKLVDTCAAEFPAETPYYYSTYEREDAWGNPPENESIRTERPKVVILGSGPNRIGQGIEFDYSCVHGVLAARDEGYEAIMINCNPETVSTDFDVADKLYFEPLYWERVWDILEHERPIGVIVQLGGQTALKLAQKLHEHGIPILGTRFESLDLAEDRGKFSALLKELGIPYPPYGVAHSVAEAIEVAHQIGYPVLVRPSYVLGGQGMRIAVNDEELAAYVQRIYEMLPDNVLLIDRFLENGIEVDVDALFDGEELYIGGIMQHIEPAGVHSGDSTAVLPPFSLSEEVQAVIRDYTERIARRLAVVGAINVQFVVQGQTVYVIEANPRASRTVPFVAKATGVPLADIATRLMLGRKLREFRHLLVPRLDGYAIKEPVFSFEKFPEVERELGPEMKSTGEAIVFVRDLKDEHFQRPYKIRSLYLSR from the coding sequence ATGCCCAAACGCGACGACATCCAAAAGGTGCTCATCATCGGATCCGGGCCGATCATCATCGGCCAGGCCTGTGAGTTCGACTACTCCGGCACCCAGGCCTGTCGGGCGCTGCGCGCCGAGGGGATCGAGGTGGTGCTCATCAACTCCAACCCGGCCACCATCATGACCGACCCCATGATGGCCGATCGCGTCTACCTGCGTCCTCTTACGGCGGAGAACGTGCGTGAGGTGGCCCTTCTGGAACGCCCCGATGCGGTGTTGCCCACTATGGGCGGGCAGACGGCCCTGAACCTGGCCGTGGAACTGGAAAACGAGGGCTTCTGGCGCGAACAGGGCATCGAGATCATCGGGGCCGACATCAACGCCATCCGCATCACGGAGGATCGACAAGCCTTTCGCGACCTCATGCTGCGGATCGGCATCGACATCCCCCGCAGCCGGCTGGCTCGTAGCCTATTGGAGGCCAAGGAGATCGCCGAGGAGATCGGCTTTCCGCTCGTGATCCGCCCCTCTTTCACTCTGGGCGGCACGGGGGCCGGGATCGTTTGGACGCGCGAGGAATTCGAGCGTAAGGTGCTTCGGGGCCTCCAGATGAGCCCGGTCCACGAGGTGCTCATCGAGGAGTGCATCTACGGCTGGAAGGAATTCGAGCTAGAGCTTTTGCGGGATCGCAACGACAACGTCATCATCGTCTGCCCGATCGAAAACGTCGACCCCATGGGCATCCATACGGGCGATTCCGTTACGGTGGCCCCGGCGCAGACGCTTACGGACCGGATGTACCAGCGGATGCGCGATATGGCCATCCGCATGATGCGGGCCATCGGGAACTTCGCCGGCGGCTGCAATGTGCAGTTCGCCGTCGATCCCAAGACCGAGCGCATGGTGGCGATCGAAATCAACCCGCGCGTGAGCCGTTCTTCGGCCCTGGCCTCCAAGGCTACAGGTTACCCGATAGCCAAGGTCGCCGCCCGGCTCGCCATCGGCTACACCTTAGATGAGCTGCCCAATGACGTAACGGGTACCACAAGCGCCTGCTTTGAGCCGGCTATCGACTACGTGGTGGTCAAAATCCCACGCTGGAACTTCGACAAATTCCCGGGGGCCGACGAGGAGCTCGGCATGCAGATGAAGGCCGTAGGCGAGGTCATGGCCATCGGCCGAACCTTCGCAGAAGCTCTGCAGAAGGCCTGGCAGTCGCTTGAAGTGGGCCGCGCTGGGCTCGGCATGGACGGCCGCGACGTGTTGGATCCGAAGCTCTTGCGTCAGCGCCTGCGCCGCCCTTACTGGGATCGGCTTCTGCAGATCCGCAACGCCTTCGCCTTGGGCGCCTCCGTAGAGGAGGTGTGGGATATCACGCGTATTGATCCGTGGTTTTTGCACCAGATCCGCTACTTGGTGGAACTGGAACGCGAAGCCCGGCGCCACAGCTTGCGCACACTGCCGCGCGATTTGCTCCTGGAGCTCAAGCAGGCGGGCTTCTCCGACGCCCAGATCGCCTATCTGTTGCAGGACAGGCCGAGCGAAGAGGCGGTGCGGCAGCTACGCCTGTCCATGGGCCTTCGCCCCGTCTTCAAGCTCGTCGATACCTGCGCGGCCGAATTCCCCGCCGAGACCCCGTATTACTACTCGACCTATGAGCGCGAAGACGCCTGGGGCAACCCCCCCGAAAACGAGTCCATCCGCACCGAGCGCCCCAAGGTCGTCATCCTGGGCAGCGGCCCCAACCGGATCGGCCAGGGCATCGAGTTCGACTATTCCTGCGTGCACGGCGTTTTGGCCGCGCGCGATGAGGGTTATGAGGCCATCATGATCAACTGCAACCCCGAGACGGTCTCCACGGACTTCGACGTGGCCGATAAGCTCTACTTTGAGCCCCTCTATTGGGAGCGCGTCTGGGATATCCTGGAGCACGAACGGCCCATCGGGGTGATCGTGCAGCTTGGGGGGCAGACGGCCTTGAAGCTGGCTCAAAAGCTGCACGAACACGGCATCCCGATTCTGGGCACGCGTTTCGAATCGCTCGATCTGGCCGAGGACCGGGGTAAGTTCTCTGCGCTGCTTAAAGAGCTTGGTATCCCGTATCCTCCTTATGGGGTGGCCCATTCAGTGGCCGAGGCCATTGAGGTGGCGCATCAGATCGGCTATCCTGTTCTAGTCCGGCCCAGTTACGTGTTGGGCGGACAGGGGATGCGCATCGCGGTCAACGATGAAGAGCTGGCGGCCTACGTGCAGCGCATCTACGAGATGCTGCCCGATAACGTCCTGCTTATCGATCGCTTTCTGGAAAACGGCATCGAGGTCGATGTAGACGCGCTCTTCGACGGCGAAGAGCTCTACATCGGCGGCATCATGCAGCACATCGAGCCGGCCGGGGTGCATTCCGGCGACTCCACGGCCGTGCTGCCCCCGTTTTCCCTCTCCGAGGAGGTTCAGGCCGTAATCCGCGACTACACGGAGCGCATCGCGCGACGGCTTGCGGTCGTGGGGGCGATCAACGTGCAGTTCGTCGTGCAGGGGCAGACCGTCTACGTGATCGAGGCCAATCCGCGCGCCAGCCGGACGGTGCCGTTTGTGGCCAAGGCCACGGGCGTGCCTCTGGCGGACATCGCCACGCGGCTGATGCTGGGGCGTAAGCTCCGGGAGTTCCGGCATCTGCTGGTGCCTCGTTTGGATGGGTATGCGATCAAGGAGCCCGTCTTCTCCTTCGAGAAGTTCCCCGAAGTGGAGCGCGAGCTCGGTCCGGAGATGAAATCCACAGGCGAGGCGATCGTCTTCGTGCGCGACCTAAAAGACGAACACTTCCAGCGGCCTTATAAAATACGCTCTCTGTATTTGAGCCGCTGA
- a CDS encoding TonB-dependent receptor, which translates to MRSCLLRAGLLGCLLPFSASAQPATVQGRVVDFSTQEGLAGASVLVLGTSVGTATDAQGRFRLPGLRPGTYRLQARMLGYEPAEQTVTLPPGGTVQITFALRERSLEISPVEVTAEIVRDARQTESGVVSLEPRAAKALAGGLEDVLRALQVIPGVIATADFSAQLTVRGGGPDQNLILIDEVEVFNPYRLYGTISMFNPAVVEDITLLTGGFPARYGDRLSSVLAVTQREGVRTAALSGNLNINIANANLVVEGRLPWDGSWLLTTRRTYYDLIVGPIVKAAGLLQGDVAFPNFTDLQSKLVLRPRPGHTLSLLGIFSWDAFDLYTVNRDTSARSSAVRRLEAQDLTRNDVLSLSWTYSPSGRWGMRWISSWYRNGGRSNFGGEFTPRDASRDLQVVVRDTVNTFNFEYDQSFGFTKWSLSARLFRSWGRHFLEAGFGTDWLQNGLTYELRFLNEFSRALFQAVQRLPRGPGAFPERIEQRTTYGRWHAFVQDRVQLGERLYLQPGLRLDYYGLLGRAYLSPRLNASYQLDAQSTLRLAWGLFRQSPGLEKIIDQSVVFDLSNPQALRRLQAETAAHYVLSLERWLDARWVLRLEGYYKALRDLLVQSKTIRPVWRAVRLPDTQDRPNDPAAYRLVQNYEEVLEAIPVNAGRGRAYGVELLLEKRRAGSQDRLNGWLSYAYARAYRERDGYAIPFNYDRRHVANVVLQYRLNRSWELGLTWRYGSGFPYTPAIGYEPLVVSELNAADPSQPPQVRLATNARTGLVRYRPVFGLESQYNSARLPAYHRLDVRAVYRAAWGPSRWELYLDVINLYNRKNVLAYRYRVELDPSRPADPPRLVREATTMFPILPTLGLSVAF; encoded by the coding sequence ATGAGAAGCTGCCTTCTGCGCGCAGGGCTACTAGGCTGTTTACTTCCCTTTTCGGCCTCGGCGCAACCGGCCACTGTACAGGGGCGCGTGGTGGACTTTTCCACACAAGAGGGGCTTGCCGGGGCCTCCGTGCTCGTTTTGGGCACCTCCGTGGGCACCGCAACCGACGCCCAGGGCCGGTTTCGGCTCCCCGGCCTTCGGCCCGGCACTTATAGACTACAAGCGCGCATGCTGGGTTATGAGCCGGCTGAGCAGACCGTCACGCTGCCGCCGGGAGGGACGGTACAGATCACCTTCGCCCTCCGGGAGCGTAGCCTGGAGATCTCCCCCGTAGAGGTGACAGCCGAGATCGTACGCGACGCCCGCCAGACCGAGTCCGGCGTCGTCTCCCTGGAGCCGCGCGCGGCCAAGGCGCTCGCCGGAGGCCTGGAGGACGTGCTGCGGGCTCTGCAGGTAATACCCGGCGTGATCGCCACGGCCGATTTTAGCGCCCAGCTCACGGTTCGGGGCGGGGGGCCAGATCAAAACCTTATCCTCATCGATGAGGTGGAAGTCTTCAATCCCTATCGGCTCTATGGCACGATCTCCATGTTCAATCCGGCCGTAGTCGAGGACATCACGCTGCTAACGGGTGGGTTCCCGGCCCGATACGGGGACCGGCTTTCTAGCGTGCTTGCGGTAACCCAACGGGAGGGCGTGCGCACAGCGGCCCTTTCCGGCAACCTCAACATCAACATCGCCAACGCTAACCTCGTCGTCGAGGGCCGACTGCCCTGGGACGGTTCGTGGCTGCTCACCACCCGGCGCACATACTACGACCTCATCGTCGGACCCATCGTGAAAGCCGCCGGCCTGCTTCAGGGCGATGTGGCCTTTCCGAACTTCACGGACCTGCAGAGCAAGCTCGTGCTGCGCCCGCGGCCCGGACATACGCTGTCGCTGCTGGGCATTTTCAGCTGGGATGCGTTTGACCTGTACACGGTCAACCGGGACACCTCAGCCCGCAGCAGCGCGGTTCGGCGCCTGGAGGCTCAGGATCTCACGCGCAACGACGTGCTGAGCCTAAGCTGGACCTACTCGCCCTCGGGCCGTTGGGGGATGCGCTGGATTAGCTCTTGGTATCGCAACGGGGGGCGCAGCAACTTCGGAGGCGAGTTCACACCCCGAGACGCCTCCCGCGACCTTCAAGTGGTCGTGCGCGACACGGTGAACACCTTTAACTTCGAATACGACCAGTCCTTCGGTTTTACCAAGTGGAGCCTGTCAGCCCGGCTTTTTCGCAGCTGGGGGCGGCATTTTCTGGAGGCAGGATTCGGCACGGATTGGCTGCAAAACGGGCTTACGTATGAGCTGCGGTTTTTAAATGAGTTCTCGCGCGCCCTTTTCCAAGCCGTACAGCGCCTGCCGCGCGGACCAGGCGCGTTTCCGGAACGCATCGAGCAGCGCACAACCTACGGCCGCTGGCATGCGTTCGTGCAAGACCGCGTACAACTCGGGGAGCGCCTGTACCTGCAACCCGGGCTGAGGCTGGATTACTACGGCCTGCTCGGACGCGCTTACCTTTCGCCCCGCCTGAACGCCTCCTATCAGCTAGACGCCCAGAGCACGCTGCGCCTGGCCTGGGGTCTGTTTCGGCAATCGCCGGGTCTAGAGAAGATCATCGATCAGAGCGTGGTATTCGACCTCTCCAACCCCCAGGCGCTAAGGCGGCTGCAGGCGGAAACAGCCGCCCACTACGTATTGAGTCTAGAGCGCTGGCTAGATGCCCGTTGGGTGCTGCGCCTGGAGGGATACTACAAAGCCCTGCGGGATCTGCTGGTGCAAAGCAAAACCATCCGACCCGTCTGGCGCGCGGTGCGCCTGCCCGATACGCAGGACCGCCCCAACGACCCAGCTGCATATAGGCTCGTACAGAACTATGAAGAGGTGCTCGAAGCCATCCCGGTAAACGCCGGTCGCGGTCGCGCCTACGGAGTGGAGCTGCTTCTGGAGAAACGCCGGGCCGGCTCCCAAGACCGGCTTAACGGCTGGCTAAGTTACGCCTACGCGCGCGCCTACCGAGAACGGGACGGCTACGCGATCCCCTTTAACTACGACCGTCGGCACGTAGCCAACGTCGTGCTGCAGTATCGTCTGAACCGATCCTGGGAACTGGGCCTCACCTGGCGTTACGGCTCGGGCTTCCCCTACACGCCGGCCATCGGATATGAACCCCTAGTGGTGAGCGAGCTCAACGCGGCCGATCCAAGCCAACCTCCTCAGGTGCGTCTGGCCACGAACGCGCGCACGGGGCTTGTGCGGTACCGGCCTGTTTTCGGTTTGGAATCCCAATACAACAGCGCCCGTCTGCCCGCCTACCATCGGCTAGATGTGCGCGCGGTCTATCGCGCCGCATGGGGTCCAAGCCGCTGGGAGCTTTACCTGGACGTGATCAACCTCTACAACCGCAAAAACGTGCTTGCCTACCGCTATCGGGTGGAGCTAGACCCCAGCCGACCCGCAGATCCCCCGCGTCTGGTGCGGGAGGCCACGACGATGTTTCCGATCTTGCCCACGCTGGGCCTTAGCGTGGCTTTTTGA